A genomic stretch from Helianthus annuus cultivar XRQ/B chromosome 1, HanXRQr2.0-SUNRISE, whole genome shotgun sequence includes:
- the LOC110930793 gene encoding uncharacterized protein At5g19025 has protein sequence MRLPMVDCRSLIEFCRAFEQHKNMMSANNNNQSRRKWNNNNNSNYNNSQGCCNSVNPLSHPFCDKSSFAALDILMLILVLGALGFLIIPYVNILYHEFLEILPLFIEVIQEIVVDAPIAYVIGVIAAVSGVIATIAAWEILEVKSRKCGKPKCKGLRKAVEFDIQLEPEECVRYMAIAENDVKPLELGQDHKELEAELKKMAPVNGRTVLIFRAPCGCPAGRLEVWGSKRVRRIKK, from the coding sequence ATGAGATTGCCGATGGTTGATTGCCGTAGTTTAATCGAATTTTGTCGTGCTTTTGAACAACACAAGAATATGATGTCCGCAAACAATAATAATCAGTCACGTAGGAAgtggaacaacaacaacaacagcaattATAATAATAGTCAAGGTTGTTGCAATTCGGTTAATCCGTTATCACACCCGTTTTGTGACAAATCTTCTTTTGCTGCGTTGGATATTCTGATGCTGATTCTAGTGCTAGGAGCACTAGGGTTTTTAATCATACCATATGTTAACATTTTATACCATGAGTTTCTAGAGATTCTCCCTTTATTCATCGAGGTGATTCAGGAAATTGTTGTGGATGCCCCGATCGCGTATGTGATCGGGGTTATCGCTGCGGTAAGTGGTGTGATTGCGACGATAGCCGCGTGGGAAATACTCGAGGTTAAGTCGAGGAAATGTGGGAAACCGAAGTGTAAGGGGTTAAGGAAAGCGGTTGAGTTTGATATCCAGCTCGAGCCGGAAGAGTGTGTTAGGTATATGGCGATTGCGGAAAACGATGTGAAGCCGTTGGAATTGGGGCAGGATCATAAGGAGCTTGAGGCAGAGTTGAAGAAAATGGCGCCGGTTAATGGGCGGACTGTGCTTATTTTTCGAGCGCCTTGTGGATGTCCTGCTGGGAGATTGGAGGTATGGGGGTCTAAGCGGGTTCGTAGGATTAAAAAGTGA